One window of the Gammaproteobacteria bacterium genome contains the following:
- a CDS encoding proline dehydrogenase family protein has translation MLRQVLLWASENAWMERQMRRRAFARRAVSRFMPGETAGAALEAARGLAEHDISTVFTKLGEALEDRDEIERVVRHYVDLIERIAAEQLPSQISIKLTQLGQDLGPEVAQANLERLAAAAAAQGDVLWVDMEASPYVDETLDIFTATLARYPDLGLCVQAYLYRTAADVERLLSLGARLRLVKGAYQEPGDIAWPRKPDVDENFMVLTRLMLEDANPGAPHGIATHDTVLLGRILEEAREMGLPEDAFEVQMLYGIRTREQLALRRRGIPVRVLISYGPHWYPWYMRRLAERPANLGFVVRSVFTR, from the coding sequence ATGCTGCGCCAGGTTCTGCTCTGGGCCTCCGAGAACGCATGGATGGAGCGCCAGATGCGGCGCCGCGCCTTTGCGCGCCGGGCGGTGTCGCGCTTCATGCCGGGCGAGACCGCCGGCGCGGCGCTCGAGGCCGCCCGGGGGCTCGCCGAGCACGACATCTCGACGGTGTTCACCAAGCTCGGCGAAGCCCTCGAGGACCGGGACGAGATCGAGAGGGTGGTACGACACTACGTGGACCTGATCGAGCGCATCGCGGCGGAGCAACTGCCCAGCCAGATCTCCATCAAGTTGACCCAGCTCGGCCAGGACCTGGGCCCGGAGGTGGCGCAGGCCAATCTGGAACGGCTGGCGGCGGCCGCCGCCGCGCAGGGGGACGTCCTGTGGGTGGACATGGAGGCATCGCCGTACGTCGACGAGACGCTGGACATCTTCACCGCCACGCTGGCCCGATATCCCGACCTCGGTCTGTGCGTGCAGGCGTACCTGTACCGCACGGCCGCGGATGTGGAGCGGCTGCTCTCGCTGGGGGCGCGCCTGCGGCTGGTGAAAGGGGCCTATCAGGAACCAGGGGACATCGCCTGGCCCCGTAAGCCGGATGTGGACGAGAACTTCATGGTCCTCACCCGGCTCATGCTTGAAGACGCGAATCCGGGCGCGCCCCACGGCATCGCAACCCACGACACCGTCCTGCTCGGCCGCATCCTGGAGGAAGCGCGGGAGATGGGGCTGCCTGAAGATGCGTTCGAAGTGCAGATGCTCTACGGGATCCGGACGCGCGAGCAGTTGGCACTGAGGCGGCGCGGGATTCCCGTGCGGGTGCTCATCAGCTACGGGCCGCACTGGTACCCGTGGTACATGCGTCGCCTGGCGGAGCGGCCCGCGAACCTGGGATTCGTCGTCCGCAGTGTCTTCACGCGATAG